AATCCATTCATCTTCAATGGTATCAGGGAGTGAACCAAAAATATCAAAGGTATCTTTTAACCTTGATGAGAGAGTACGGTAAATTTTCTGGTCCTGTGTTTCATGATAGACAAGGTTAAGCATGTCTACGCTCCGGCGTGATTGGCCGAAACGCTTAATTCTACCAAGACGCTGTTCAAGCCTGGATGGGTTCCAAGGGAGGTCTATGTTAATCAAAGTTCCTAAAGTTTGGAGATTCAAACCTTCACAGGCAGCATCCGTAGCTATTAGAAGTTTGATCTCTCGGTTCTTCACTGCCTTCTTAATTGATTCACGCTCGACATGGGCAAATTGATTGCCTTTGAAGAGCCCTGACTTTCCAGCACCGGCATAAACGGCAATGACCTGATCGGGGAATACTTCAGCAAGGCGTCTGGCAACCCAAGATGCTGTGTCATAGTACTGGCTAAAAACAATGCAGCCATGCTCTAGCCAAGTTTTGCCATCGGTCCTGAATTCTTTTAGAAAGAAGGTAATCGTATCCAGCTTTGGGTCTTTTGCTGTGGGTCTTGAAAGCTGTGTAATGATTTGTTCCAAGCATTCAATTTCTGCAGGCGTCATTTCGGCCAAGATATGGTCTGCTTGGTCAGTATCCTCTTCACTGTCTGGGTCTACACCCATGGCATGTTTTAACATTTGTTCGGCAGTCTTTCGTCCTGACTCAAAGCTTGAGCAAATACGCTGGAGCATGAGGCTTTTCATAAATCCTGCAGATTTTGTTCGTTGTCTTAGAAGGCTACAAAAGTCTTCTGCGGCTTGATAGGCTGCTTCAAAAGGTGGGTTTGTTAACAAGCCTAAGTCGACAAAGCGTGCGTTGTATAAATGGTTTTTAGGAGCTAAAGGGTGGACTTCAACAGCCACTCTTTCCAGTAAGCCCATATCTTCCAACTGAGTCCTTTTTCTCAGTACCACATGCCTGATGACGGGATTATTATCACGGAAGAATTTAGAACCAAGACATTCAGGAAGGTGCATCTCCCTAATCATATAGTAATCATCCAAGTCCTGGAAATTTAGACAGGAAAAAAAATCTTTCGATGGGATATTTAGATCAGCACGAATTTGGTCTGTAATTCCATGTTCTCCTTCTGGTGGTAATGCGTGTCGTAGGTACTCCCAGGCTTTGGAGAGTTCATGTACATCCGCTTTTCCAGTAACCAGAGGAACAGAAACTTCCCAGTTACGCCATGGTGAATCTGTATCACCCAATATGAATCCACAGCCAGAATTTAATGCTGTTAAAAGATCCCAAAGTTCACGAACTTTGGTTTGGATTGGTGTGGCAGTGCCAAGAATCATATGTTTGGTTTTTTTGCCAATCATTTCAATAAATGTCAGCAGATTATTTGGGGTGGCAGAATCTTTGCCGAGGCCACCTTTCACTCTGGCTTTATGTGCTTCATCAACGATGATGGTGCCATATTTTTTACGAGGATTCACAAGGTAGCCCGCTTCCTTAATAAAGAAGTCTCCATCCCTTTGGTGCATGACTAGCCCTGTTGAAACGATGGCTATTTGGTAGGGGCAACTCTTTATGCTTTCTGGATGCCCCTTGGGAGAAAGAGGGTGACCTTCTACTCCCAACCAAACTTTTTGCCCAGAAGACCATACGGCACTGGGAATACCCAATTTATCATTTAGCTCTACCTGCCACTGAATTGTCAGTGTCGAAGGAGTCAGAATCAGTATCGGGCCATCATCCAGCAAAGCAGAAACGAGTGCGCTGGTTGCCATGGATAGGGTCTTTCCAACACCGACCTCATCGGCAAGTAGGAGACGAGCCTTACCGTAGAGCTCTCTGTGTTTTAGAAAAAGGGTAACAAAAGATCTCTGCCATGGTTGTAACTGCTCCCCGCCACGATAGATTGGAGCTTCAGCCATTGCCGCGGCGGGAATATCCAGTGGTTTTAGTGCACTGATGCTTATTTCCCTTCTGTTGGCTACACGGGAAATCTCATCGATAATGGTTTTCGGTAGGGGAATACCATCTTCCCAGAGAGCCCAAAATTCACTTTCTACCCAGTCGGCACTTTCTGGTTCATCATCCTGCCATACGAGTTCATAATTGCTAGAAAAAGCACTTTTAGATTCATTAACCGAGCCGATAAATGAGACTCGTCGTCCATCGGGGTAATGAATACTACCAGCTTTGCCATGCAGAAAGAGCCTTTCTTTGGGAACTACGCGTATTTCCACATTGCCTGATTTCAGGAGTGCATCCAGTTTCTGGTATCTGTCCTTTTGCAATAAGGCTTGGGCTTCCACATCGTTTTCATTCCAGCGTTCTTTGAGTGCTGTCTCTCGTCCTGTGGCTACAGCAAAATCTGCATGATCCAGTTCTGAATTGCAGAGAATTTTTACTTCCGGGATTTTGGATATTTGTTCTCCCACCAGTTCAAAAATAGAACTACGGAAATAGCCGGCAATTCGAAGATACTTTGTTGCTCCATCCAGAGACTTGGCTAGAAATGCCTTGTCGAGTCGTTCGAGTCTGCTGGAGAAGCGTTTGAGGGTCATTGTTCCTCACTCTCATCATGGCCAGGAGGAATTTCATCCAATTGCTCTTTGCTTTCGATTTTCTGGATCATCCGGTCAAAATCACTCTCAAATAAACTATCCTGAATAATGCGGTATTTTTCAAACTCACTCTCTGCATGCTCTTTTGCCTTTTCGGCAGATACCTTACCACTGCCCGTTAAGATATCACGCTCAGTAAATTCTAA
The sequence above is a segment of the Desulfobulbaceae bacterium genome. Coding sequences within it:
- a CDS encoding DEAD/DEAH box helicase family protein, yielding MTLKRFSSRLERLDKAFLAKSLDGATKYLRIAGYFRSSIFELVGEQISKIPEVKILCNSELDHADFAVATGRETALKERWNENDVEAQALLQKDRYQKLDALLKSGNVEIRVVPKERLFLHGKAGSIHYPDGRRVSFIGSVNESKSAFSSNYELVWQDDEPESADWVESEFWALWEDGIPLPKTIIDEISRVANRREISISALKPLDIPAAAMAEAPIYRGGEQLQPWQRSFVTLFLKHRELYGKARLLLADEVGVGKTLSMATSALVSALLDDGPILILTPSTLTIQWQVELNDKLGIPSAVWSSGQKVWLGVEGHPLSPKGHPESIKSCPYQIAIVSTGLVMHQRDGDFFIKEAGYLVNPRKKYGTIIVDEAHKARVKGGLGKDSATPNNLLTFIEMIGKKTKHMILGTATPIQTKVRELWDLLTALNSGCGFILGDTDSPWRNWEVSVPLVTGKADVHELSKAWEYLRHALPPEGEHGITDQIRADLNIPSKDFFSCLNFQDLDDYYMIREMHLPECLGSKFFRDNNPVIRHVVLRKRTQLEDMGLLERVAVEVHPLAPKNHLYNARFVDLGLLTNPPFEAAYQAAEDFCSLLRQRTKSAGFMKSLMLQRICSSFESGRKTAEQMLKHAMGVDPDSEEDTDQADHILAEMTPAEIECLEQIITQLSRPTAKDPKLDTITFFLKEFRTDGKTWLEHGCIVFSQYYDTASWVARRLAEVFPDQVIAVYAGAGKSGLFKGNQFAHVERESIKKAVKNREIKLLIATDAACEGLNLQTLGTLINIDLPWNPSRLEQRLGRIKRFGQSRRSVDMLNLVYHETQDQKIYRTLSSRLKDTFDIFGSLPDTIEDEWIESEELLKERIDQYIHEREDAENAFTVKYRDTVSPDANKWEKCSEVLSRRDIDEIMRKGW